The Burkholderia pyrrocinia genome includes a region encoding these proteins:
- a CDS encoding glycoside hydrolase family 31 protein: protein MTSLLHPPVFRLAGRHANRLLLASDAGATVEIFVLEDDIVRVRVLPDATARNPRTWSIAPGLDDVPLDGRDRVDLTGFALPAYDLAEDDDGLRVETAQIRLAVRWQGGHCTWSMRGADGAWRVALADRATQAYNFGWWDDRAYHYVARERGDKVFGLGERAGDLDRTGARFEMRNIDAMGYSAKHTDPLYKHIPFYITWSPDACQGFGLFYDTLSDCAFDMGRELDNYHGPYRYFVAEHGDLDYYFIASPDTPLAAARRFTWLTGRPARTPKWGLGYSGSTMSYTDAPDAQQQMNQFVEQCDAHDILCDSFHLSSGYTSIGAKRYVFNWNRDKFPDAKGFVKHYRDHGIRLCANIKPCLLRDHPAFDDAAQRGLLIRSASGEPAWVQFWDEVGAYLDFTQPDAYRWWREQVTSALLEYGIESTWNDNNEYEIWSPDAIAHGFGQPFPAREAKVLQTMLMMRASREAQRTHAPTQRPFLVSRSGGAGMQRYVQTWSGDNFTSWETLRYNLKMGLGLALSGVSNIGHDIGGFSGPAPSPELLLRWVQFGIFMPRFSIHSWNDDGTVNEPWMYPEITAQIASLIKQRYRLLPYLYHLLWLSTTRYEPVLRPTLADFPGDARCYDECDDMMLGDALLVAPVVDPGRAERTVYLPSGARWMCCASAQSFDGGASVTLPAPLDTPVMLLREGRVLPLNVAEQHFGARADTRGFLVAPRIEDGVAYGECVEDDGETEAWRDGEYGLWRIETGREASGVLGVSVRWDGRPGRPADRVEILLPASLQGPVAVRGARVEQDAQDGAWRRIVVAFAG, encoded by the coding sequence ATGACTTCGCTTCTTCATCCGCCCGTGTTCCGCCTCGCCGGCCGGCACGCGAACCGCCTGCTGCTCGCGTCCGATGCGGGCGCAACCGTCGAGATCTTCGTGCTCGAGGACGACATCGTGCGTGTGCGCGTGCTGCCCGATGCGACGGCGCGCAACCCGCGCACGTGGTCGATCGCGCCGGGCCTCGACGACGTACCGCTCGACGGGCGCGACCGCGTCGACCTGACCGGCTTCGCGCTGCCCGCGTACGATCTCGCCGAAGACGACGACGGCCTGCGCGTCGAAACCGCGCAGATCCGGCTCGCGGTGCGCTGGCAAGGCGGCCATTGCACGTGGTCGATGCGCGGCGCGGACGGCGCGTGGCGCGTCGCGCTCGCCGACCGCGCGACGCAGGCGTACAACTTCGGCTGGTGGGACGATCGCGCGTATCACTACGTCGCCCGCGAGCGCGGCGACAAGGTGTTCGGCCTCGGCGAACGCGCGGGCGACCTCGACCGCACGGGCGCGCGCTTCGAGATGCGCAACATCGACGCGATGGGCTACAGCGCGAAGCACACCGACCCGCTGTACAAGCACATCCCGTTCTACATCACGTGGTCGCCCGACGCATGCCAGGGGTTCGGCCTCTTCTACGACACGCTGTCGGACTGCGCGTTCGACATGGGCCGCGAGCTCGACAACTATCACGGCCCGTACCGCTACTTCGTCGCCGAGCACGGCGATCTCGACTACTACTTCATCGCGTCGCCCGACACGCCGCTCGCGGCCGCGCGGCGCTTCACGTGGCTCACCGGGCGCCCCGCGCGCACGCCGAAATGGGGGCTCGGCTATTCGGGCTCGACGATGAGCTACACCGATGCACCGGACGCGCAGCAGCAGATGAACCAGTTCGTCGAGCAGTGCGACGCGCACGACATCCTGTGCGATTCGTTCCACCTGTCGTCGGGCTATACGTCGATCGGCGCGAAGCGCTACGTGTTCAACTGGAACCGCGACAAGTTTCCCGATGCGAAGGGTTTCGTGAAGCACTACCGCGACCACGGCATCCGCCTGTGCGCGAACATCAAGCCGTGCCTGCTGCGCGACCATCCCGCGTTCGACGACGCCGCGCAGCGCGGGCTGCTGATCCGCTCGGCATCAGGCGAGCCCGCATGGGTGCAGTTCTGGGACGAGGTCGGCGCGTATCTCGACTTCACGCAGCCTGACGCCTACCGCTGGTGGCGCGAGCAGGTCACGTCGGCGCTGCTCGAATACGGGATCGAATCGACCTGGAACGACAACAACGAATACGAGATCTGGTCGCCCGACGCGATCGCGCACGGCTTCGGCCAGCCGTTCCCCGCGCGCGAGGCGAAAGTGCTGCAGACGATGCTGATGATGCGCGCGTCGCGCGAAGCGCAGCGCACGCATGCGCCGACGCAGCGACCGTTCCTCGTGTCGCGTTCCGGCGGCGCCGGCATGCAGCGCTACGTGCAGACCTGGTCCGGCGACAACTTCACATCCTGGGAAACGCTGCGCTACAACCTGAAGATGGGCCTCGGGCTCGCGCTGTCGGGCGTGTCGAACATCGGTCACGACATCGGCGGCTTCTCCGGGCCCGCGCCGTCGCCCGAGCTCCTGCTGCGCTGGGTGCAGTTCGGCATCTTCATGCCGCGCTTCAGCATCCATTCGTGGAACGACGATGGCACCGTCAACGAACCGTGGATGTATCCGGAGATCACCGCGCAGATCGCATCGCTGATCAAGCAGCGCTACCGGCTGCTGCCTTATCTCTATCACCTGTTGTGGCTGTCGACGACGCGCTACGAGCCCGTGCTGCGGCCGACCCTCGCCGATTTCCCCGGCGACGCGCGCTGCTACGACGAGTGCGACGACATGATGCTCGGCGACGCGCTGCTCGTCGCGCCGGTCGTCGATCCCGGCCGCGCGGAGCGCACGGTGTACCTGCCGTCGGGCGCACGCTGGATGTGCTGCGCGAGCGCGCAATCGTTCGACGGCGGCGCGAGCGTGACGCTGCCCGCGCCGCTCGACACGCCGGTGATGCTGCTGCGCGAAGGCCGCGTGCTGCCGCTGAACGTCGCGGAACAGCATTTCGGCGCACGTGCCGACACGCGCGGCTTCCTCGTCGCGCCGCGCATCGAGGACGGCGTCGCGTACGGCGAATGCGTCGAGGACGACGGCGAGACTGAAGCGTGGCGCGACGGCGAATACGGACTGTGGCGGATCGAGACCGGCCGCGAGGCGTCGGGCGTGCTCGGCGTGTCGGTCCGCTGGGACGGCCGCCCGGGCCGCCCGGCCGACCGCGTCGAGATCCTGCTGCCCGCGTCGCTGCAAGGCCCGGTCGCCGTCCGCGGCGCGCGCGTCGAGCAGGACGCGCAGGACGGCGCATGGCGCCGCATCGTCGTCGCGTTCGCTGGCTGA
- a CDS encoding porin: protein MKSPCNRYAILIFSAASLGASAAHAQSSVTLYGVVDDSLAYVNNQQGHSNVYMRDGNLYASKFGLRGDEDLGGGTHAIFDLQSGFNLNNGAQAAAGTMFNRQAFVGLRNDRYGTLTAGRQYTPYFLLVGPYASSSWLTGATGAHPGDIDGLDTTIRVNNSVTYTSPTFAGLTASAMYAFGGIAGATGKGNTFSAALRYANGPIGIAAGYLRINSSGSSAGFLNPATASSGSFAVSVLNQGYLTAKAVEQIAAAGNYTLGDLTMGVNYSNVKYLPGNGSAFTDTVVFNTYGALAAYRFTPTFSVAGAFAYTLASKANGVASAARYQQVSLKESYSLSKRTTLYALQAYTHSSGQTLGAQGAGHVIDAAPIVGDSQQLTPSTTHGQFVGMAGIAVTF, encoded by the coding sequence ATGAAATCACCTTGCAATCGATATGCAATCCTGATTTTTTCGGCCGCATCGCTCGGCGCATCCGCCGCCCATGCGCAAAGCAGCGTGACGCTATACGGCGTCGTCGACGATTCGCTCGCGTACGTGAACAACCAGCAGGGCCACTCGAACGTGTACATGCGCGACGGCAACCTGTATGCGTCGAAGTTCGGGCTGCGCGGCGACGAGGATCTCGGCGGCGGCACGCATGCGATCTTCGACCTGCAGTCCGGCTTCAACCTGAACAACGGCGCGCAGGCCGCCGCCGGCACGATGTTCAATCGCCAGGCATTCGTCGGCCTGCGCAACGATCGCTACGGCACGCTGACGGCCGGCCGCCAGTACACCCCCTACTTCCTGCTCGTCGGCCCGTACGCGTCGAGCAGCTGGCTGACCGGCGCGACGGGCGCGCATCCGGGCGACATCGACGGCCTCGACACGACGATCCGCGTGAACAACTCGGTCACCTATACGTCGCCGACCTTCGCCGGGCTGACCGCGAGCGCGATGTACGCATTCGGCGGCATTGCCGGCGCGACCGGCAAGGGCAACACGTTCAGCGCCGCACTGCGCTACGCGAACGGGCCGATCGGGATCGCGGCGGGCTACCTGCGCATCAACAGCTCGGGCTCGTCCGCGGGCTTCCTGAACCCGGCCACCGCGTCGTCGGGCAGCTTCGCGGTGTCCGTGCTGAACCAGGGCTACCTGACCGCGAAGGCTGTCGAACAGATCGCGGCGGCCGGCAACTACACGCTCGGCGACCTGACGATGGGCGTCAACTATTCGAACGTGAAGTACCTGCCCGGCAACGGCTCCGCATTCACGGACACGGTCGTGTTCAACACCTACGGCGCGCTCGCCGCGTACCGCTTCACGCCGACGTTCTCGGTGGCCGGCGCGTTCGCGTACACGCTCGCGTCGAAAGCGAACGGCGTCGCGAGCGCGGCCCGCTACCAGCAGGTTTCGCTGAAGGAGTCGTACAGCCTGTCGAAGCGCACGACGCTCTATGCGCTGCAGGCCTACACGCATTCGAGCGGGCAGACGCTCGGCGCGCAAGGCGCCGGCCACGTCATCGACGCGGCGCCGATCGTCGGCGATTCGCAGCAGCTCACGCCGTCGACGACGCACGGCCAGTTCGTCGGCATGGCCGGGATCGCCGTCACGTTCTGA
- a CDS encoding BCCT family transporter produces MPDSRSSPRTTFKPQVVVPALAVIGALLVVCALRPSEAGALFSAGQQWVIARFDWFYVLVVTGFLVFLVLIAASDFGNIRLGPDDAEPEFSFVSWTAMLFAAGMGIGLMYFGVGEPMQHFLKPPTVDPGTPAAAREAMLMTFFHWGFHAWAIYGLMGLVLAYFGFRYNLPLTLRSGLYPVLRERINGWIGHTVDAFALVGTVAGIATTLGYGVMQLSAGLHTVAGWDTGSNVFRIGLVAVVVILAGVSAATGLDKGVRRLSELNLLLAFLLLAFVVVAGPTAFLLRALGDNIGQYLSSLVDLSFRTYAYAPPREEGWFGGWTILYWAWWISWSPFVGMFIARISRGRTIRQFVIGVLLVPTAFNLVWMTVFGNSAIWLDTHGAAGALAQTATNVDALLFRFFDFLPLPQLLSIVAIVLIAVFFVTSADSGAFVIDQIATRGNAHSPVWQRLFWAALLGVTASVLLVAGGLGALQAMTLIAALPVAIIMLALCYGLWRGLAADRAHYSQDVAPATSFWTGQHWRHRLTHILRQTTEVEARQFVAETVEPALRKVADELRASGVDAHVQRDSDDAVRLTVPTAEHRDFVYGVRVTVKSAAAFLVREAAEPKAARAHVYGIVTFFEDGRLGYDVEYLRGDEVIADVLRQYERYVSLAADQRTHLLSRAPGHATEAE; encoded by the coding sequence ATGCCAGATTCCCGTTCCTCGCCCCGCACAACATTCAAGCCGCAGGTCGTCGTGCCCGCGCTCGCGGTCATCGGCGCGCTGCTTGTCGTGTGCGCGCTGCGCCCGAGCGAAGCCGGCGCGCTGTTCTCCGCCGGCCAGCAATGGGTCATCGCGCGCTTCGACTGGTTCTACGTGCTGGTCGTCACCGGCTTCCTCGTGTTTCTCGTGCTGATCGCCGCGAGCGATTTCGGCAACATCCGGCTCGGCCCCGACGACGCCGAACCCGAATTCAGCTTCGTGTCGTGGACGGCGATGCTGTTCGCGGCCGGCATGGGCATCGGCCTCATGTACTTCGGCGTCGGCGAGCCGATGCAGCATTTCCTGAAACCGCCGACCGTCGACCCCGGCACGCCCGCCGCCGCGCGCGAAGCGATGCTGATGACTTTCTTCCACTGGGGCTTCCATGCGTGGGCAATCTACGGGCTGATGGGGCTCGTGCTCGCGTACTTCGGCTTTCGCTACAACCTGCCGCTGACGTTGCGCTCGGGGCTGTATCCCGTGCTGCGCGAGCGCATCAACGGCTGGATCGGCCACACGGTCGATGCGTTCGCGCTGGTCGGCACGGTCGCCGGCATCGCGACGACGCTCGGCTACGGCGTGATGCAGCTGAGCGCGGGCCTGCATACGGTCGCCGGCTGGGACACGGGCAGCAACGTGTTTCGCATCGGGCTCGTCGCGGTCGTCGTGATCCTCGCGGGCGTGTCGGCCGCGACCGGCCTCGACAAGGGCGTGCGGCGGCTGTCCGAACTGAACCTGCTGCTCGCGTTCCTGCTGCTCGCATTCGTGGTCGTCGCGGGCCCGACGGCATTCCTGCTGCGTGCGCTCGGCGACAACATCGGCCAGTACCTGTCGAGCCTCGTCGACCTGTCGTTCCGCACGTACGCCTACGCGCCGCCGCGCGAGGAAGGCTGGTTCGGCGGCTGGACGATCCTCTACTGGGCGTGGTGGATATCGTGGTCGCCGTTCGTCGGCATGTTCATCGCGCGCATCTCGCGCGGCCGCACGATCCGCCAGTTCGTGATCGGCGTGCTGCTCGTGCCGACCGCGTTCAACCTCGTCTGGATGACCGTGTTCGGCAACAGCGCGATCTGGCTCGATACGCACGGTGCGGCAGGCGCGCTCGCGCAAACGGCCACCAACGTCGACGCGCTGTTGTTCCGCTTCTTCGATTTCCTGCCGCTGCCGCAACTGCTGTCGATCGTCGCGATCGTGCTGATCGCGGTGTTCTTCGTGACGTCCGCCGATTCGGGCGCGTTCGTGATCGACCAGATCGCGACGCGCGGCAACGCGCACTCGCCCGTCTGGCAGCGGCTGTTCTGGGCCGCGCTGCTCGGCGTGACGGCCTCGGTGCTGCTCGTCGCAGGCGGGCTCGGCGCGCTGCAGGCGATGACGCTGATCGCCGCGCTGCCCGTCGCCATCATCATGCTTGCGCTCTGCTACGGGCTGTGGCGCGGGCTCGCGGCCGACCGCGCGCACTACTCGCAGGACGTCGCGCCCGCGACAAGCTTCTGGACCGGCCAGCACTGGCGCCACCGCCTGACGCACATTCTGCGGCAGACGACCGAGGTCGAGGCGCGCCAGTTCGTCGCCGAGACGGTCGAGCCCGCGCTGCGCAAAGTCGCCGATGAACTGCGCGCGAGCGGCGTCGATGCGCACGTGCAACGTGACAGCGACGACGCCGTGCGGCTCACCGTGCCGACCGCCGAACACCGCGATTTCGTGTACGGCGTGCGCGTAACGGTGAAATCCGCGGCCGCGTTCCTGGTGCGCGAGGCGGCCGAGCCGAAAGCGGCGCGTGCGCACGTGTACGGAATCGTCACGTTCTTCGAGGACGGGCGGCTCGGCTACGACGTCGAATACCTGCGCGGCGACGAAGTGATCGCCGACGTGCTGCGCCAGTACGAACGCTACGTGTCGCTCGCGGCCGACCAGCGCACGCATCTGCTGAGCCGCGCGCCGGGGCACGCGACGGAGGCCGAGTGA
- a CDS encoding class I SAM-dependent methyltransferase has translation METNRPNDEQAALWNGPSGRAWVDAQAPIDRMFEPFETLLADAATASSARSVLDVGCGTGAVTLAIARRLGANAQCSGIDISAWMIDAAQARAERSGLRARFVRADVQTHAFAPASVDLIVSRLGVMFFDDPVRAFANLRHAARPNAQMRFVAWRSAADNPFMTTAERAAAPLLPNLSARRPGAPGQFAFGDRQRIAAVLSDSGWADVAIEPVDRACALPEPALDDYIARLGPVGLALLETDAATRRRVVDTVRAAFERYLHGAEVRFDAACWLVTARATSA, from the coding sequence ATGGAAACCAACCGGCCCAACGACGAACAAGCCGCGCTGTGGAACGGCCCGTCGGGGCGTGCATGGGTCGATGCACAGGCGCCGATCGACCGGATGTTCGAGCCGTTCGAGACGCTGCTTGCGGATGCGGCGACTGCGTCGTCTGCGCGCAGCGTGCTCGACGTCGGCTGCGGCACGGGCGCGGTCACGCTTGCGATCGCGCGGCGGCTCGGCGCGAACGCGCAATGCTCGGGCATCGATATTTCGGCCTGGATGATCGACGCCGCGCAGGCACGCGCGGAACGCAGCGGCCTTCGCGCCCGCTTCGTGCGCGCGGATGTGCAGACGCATGCGTTCGCGCCCGCGAGCGTCGACCTGATCGTGTCGCGCCTGGGCGTGATGTTCTTCGACGATCCGGTCCGGGCTTTCGCGAATCTGCGGCACGCGGCGCGGCCAAACGCGCAGATGCGGTTCGTCGCGTGGCGCAGCGCGGCCGACAACCCGTTCATGACGACCGCCGAGCGGGCCGCCGCGCCGTTGCTGCCGAACCTGTCCGCGCGGCGGCCCGGCGCGCCGGGGCAGTTCGCGTTCGGCGACCGGCAGCGGATCGCGGCGGTGTTGTCGGACAGCGGCTGGGCCGACGTGGCAATCGAGCCGGTCGATAGGGCGTGCGCGCTGCCCGAGCCCGCGCTGGACGACTACATCGCGCGGCTGGGCCCGGTCGGGCTCGCGCTGCTGGAGACGGACGCAGCGACGCGGCGGCGCGTGGTCGATACGGTGCGTGCCGCGTTCGAGCGTTACCTGCACGGCGCGGAGGTGCGCTTCGACGCGGCGTGCTGGCTGGTGACGGCGCGCGCGACGTCCGCATGA
- a CDS encoding metallophosphoesterase, translating into MRRLLPRALLARCAPLVALAALSACSNHIDTPADPASASINVQAAWVEIGDANQAIARVITNYSPVSTSEPLCPQLTVDGKLSRMALRAGAATLAQRPTASDPSDSKPSSFPVSVCEATLPADAQAASVAGRTLPLPKAQPQRIAIIADTGCRMKKADNAWQACNDATVWPLDTIAASVAKLSPDLVLHIGDYHYRENACPPDIAGCKDSPWGYGWDTWQADLFRPAAPLLAKAPWVVVRGNHEECARAGQGWFRFLDPRPYSAARSCDDPANDNDANYSEPYAVSLGSGSQVIVFDTAKVGRTPLKTTDAQFRIYQKQFQTVASLASKAGMTTTIFTNHHPILAFAPIAGSTPAPGNLALQSVMSSLNAQAYYPPGVHVALHGHVHDFQAINFSSGHPATIVSGNGGDNLDVALPDPFPAGLTPAPGAVIERLSHNNSFGFLIMERRAAPATGWVFHAYSAAGKLLASCNQSGTTLACDKTGFIAP; encoded by the coding sequence ATGCGACGACTCCTCCCGCGCGCACTGCTCGCGCGCTGCGCCCCCCTTGTTGCCCTCGCCGCGCTGTCCGCTTGCTCGAATCACATCGATACGCCGGCCGATCCAGCCAGTGCGTCGATCAACGTCCAGGCCGCATGGGTCGAGATCGGCGACGCGAATCAGGCGATCGCGCGCGTCATCACGAACTACAGCCCCGTGTCGACGAGCGAGCCGCTGTGTCCGCAACTGACCGTCGACGGCAAGCTGTCGCGCATGGCGCTGCGCGCAGGCGCCGCGACCCTGGCCCAGCGGCCGACCGCCAGCGACCCTTCCGATTCGAAGCCGTCGAGCTTCCCGGTATCCGTGTGCGAGGCAACGTTGCCGGCCGATGCGCAGGCGGCGAGCGTCGCGGGCCGCACGTTGCCGCTGCCGAAGGCGCAGCCGCAGCGCATCGCGATCATCGCCGACACGGGCTGCCGGATGAAGAAGGCCGACAACGCATGGCAGGCGTGCAACGACGCGACGGTCTGGCCGCTCGACACGATCGCGGCCAGCGTCGCGAAGCTGTCGCCCGATCTCGTGCTGCACATCGGCGACTACCACTATCGCGAGAACGCTTGCCCGCCGGACATCGCCGGCTGCAAGGACAGCCCGTGGGGCTATGGCTGGGATACGTGGCAGGCCGACCTGTTCCGCCCGGCCGCGCCGTTGCTCGCGAAGGCGCCGTGGGTCGTCGTGCGCGGCAACCACGAGGAATGCGCGCGTGCGGGCCAGGGCTGGTTCCGCTTCCTTGATCCGCGCCCGTATTCGGCCGCCCGCTCGTGCGACGATCCGGCCAACGACAACGACGCAAACTACTCGGAACCCTATGCGGTGTCGCTCGGCAGCGGCTCGCAGGTAATCGTGTTCGACACGGCGAAGGTCGGCCGCACGCCGCTCAAGACGACCGACGCGCAATTCCGCATCTACCAGAAGCAGTTCCAGACGGTGGCGTCGCTCGCATCGAAGGCCGGCATGACGACGACGATCTTCACGAACCATCATCCGATCCTCGCGTTCGCGCCGATCGCCGGCAGCACGCCCGCGCCGGGCAACCTCGCGCTGCAGTCGGTGATGTCGAGCCTCAACGCGCAGGCGTACTACCCGCCCGGCGTGCACGTCGCGCTGCACGGGCACGTGCACGACTTCCAGGCGATCAACTTCTCGTCCGGACACCCGGCGACGATCGTGTCCGGCAACGGCGGCGACAACCTCGACGTCGCGCTGCCCGACCCGTTCCCGGCCGGCCTGACGCCCGCACCGGGCGCCGTGATCGAGCGGCTGTCGCACAACAACAGCTTCGGCTTCCTGATCATGGAGCGCCGCGCCGCACCGGCGACGGGCTGGGTGTTCCATGCGTATTCGGCGGCAGGCAAGCTGCTCGCGTCGTGCAACCAGTCGGGCACGACGCTCGCCTGCGACAAGACGGGGTTCATTGCGCCGTGA
- a CDS encoding cytochrome-c peroxidase: MRAVDWRALTVETRQRTGSVPASGSAAARSRRTVRTLAAATLACLALAAHAAPSETVLLPGAPPSRVVDTIGNGTPQVTGKVDAATARFAPDPTLVALGRRIFFDPRLSEPRGMSCAGCHDPGRAFAPSLSAASLAGPGVPEGSRRGRFSQRNAPSLLYVRYVPRRHFYQDDDAPAPSPFGGLFSDGRADTLAEQIRGPLFDPNEMNNRSPAALLRKVNATELAPDLAARFGAPVRRDPEQLVRALGSAVEAYLQSDEMAPFTSRFDAFLRTRKPLAPAEMRGLALFRNPDKGNCMTCHTLSETSSRPERSLFTDFGYDAIAVPRNRALPANRDPRHFDNGLCDTARRLRWPEPTQWCGYLRTPGLRNVAVKQTFMHNGVFTTLRDAVAFYNTRSTDPGFWYHGAGTFDDVPAAYRGNINVNSTPMNRRPGTPPALSDAEIDDIVAFLGTLTDARYTGIAAAAPTARITRTAAQAR; the protein is encoded by the coding sequence ATGCGTGCGGTCGATTGGCGCGCGCTGACGGTGGAAACACGGCAGCGCACAGGTTCGGTTCCGGCTTCGGGTTCCGCTGCCGCGCGCAGCCGGCGAACGGTCCGCACGCTTGCGGCCGCGACGCTCGCCTGCCTGGCGCTCGCGGCCCACGCCGCGCCGTCCGAAACGGTTCTGCTCCCCGGCGCGCCGCCGTCGCGCGTCGTCGACACGATCGGCAACGGCACGCCGCAGGTAACGGGCAAGGTCGATGCGGCCACCGCGCGCTTCGCACCCGACCCGACGCTCGTCGCGCTCGGCCGCCGGATCTTCTTCGACCCGCGGCTGTCCGAGCCGCGCGGCATGTCGTGCGCGGGCTGCCACGATCCGGGCCGCGCGTTCGCGCCGTCGCTGTCGGCGGCTTCGCTCGCGGGGCCCGGCGTGCCGGAAGGCAGCCGGCGCGGGCGCTTCAGCCAGCGCAATGCGCCGTCGCTGCTCTATGTGCGCTACGTGCCGCGCCGCCACTTCTATCAGGACGACGATGCGCCCGCGCCGTCGCCGTTCGGCGGCCTGTTCAGCGACGGCCGCGCGGATACGCTCGCCGAGCAGATCCGCGGGCCGCTGTTCGATCCGAACGAGATGAACAACCGGTCGCCGGCCGCGCTGCTGCGCAAGGTCAATGCAACCGAACTCGCGCCCGATCTCGCCGCACGCTTCGGCGCGCCGGTGCGGCGCGATCCCGAGCAACTGGTGCGCGCGCTGGGTTCGGCCGTCGAGGCCTATCTGCAGAGCGACGAGATGGCGCCGTTCACGTCGCGCTTCGATGCGTTCCTGCGCACGCGCAAGCCGCTCGCGCCGGCCGAGATGCGCGGCCTCGCGCTGTTCCGGAATCCGGACAAGGGCAACTGCATGACCTGCCACACGCTGTCGGAGACGTCGAGCCGCCCGGAGCGCTCGCTCTTCACCGATTTCGGCTACGACGCGATCGCGGTGCCGCGCAACCGCGCGCTGCCGGCGAACCGCGATCCGCGCCATTTCGACAACGGGCTGTGCGACACCGCGCGGCGGCTGCGCTGGCCCGAGCCGACGCAATGGTGCGGCTACCTGCGCACGCCGGGGCTGCGCAACGTCGCGGTCAAGCAGACGTTCATGCACAACGGCGTATTCACGACGCTGCGCGATGCGGTCGCGTTCTACAACACGCGCTCGACCGACCCCGGCTTCTGGTATCACGGCGCCGGGACGTTCGACGACGTGCCGGCCGCCTATCGCGGCAACATCAACGTCAACTCGACGCCGATGAACCGCCGGCCCGGCACGCCGCCCGCGCTGTCCGACGCGGAAATCGACGACATCGTCGCGTTCCTCGGCACGCTGACCGACGCACGCTATACGGGCATCGCCGCCGCGGCGCCCACCGCCCGGATCACCCGAACCGCCGCGCAGGCGCGCTGA
- a CDS encoding DUF6691 family protein encodes MQAGFAFLAGLLFGVGLIVSGMANPQKVLGFLDLAGSWDPSLAFVMAGATGVAVFAFAWAKRRTRSWLGLPIQLPAVRAITVRLVAGSAMFGIGWGIAGFCPGPAIVSIGFGAAKGIVFVVAMLVGMAVFEWIERHRNAR; translated from the coding sequence ATGCAGGCAGGATTCGCGTTTCTGGCCGGGCTGCTGTTCGGCGTCGGCCTCATCGTGTCGGGCATGGCCAATCCGCAGAAGGTGCTCGGCTTTCTCGACCTGGCGGGCAGTTGGGATCCGTCGCTCGCGTTCGTGATGGCCGGCGCGACGGGCGTGGCCGTGTTCGCGTTCGCGTGGGCGAAGCGCCGGACGCGGTCGTGGCTCGGCTTGCCGATACAGTTGCCGGCCGTGCGGGCGATTACCGTGCGTCTGGTCGCCGGAAGTGCCATGTTCGGCATCGGCTGGGGGATTGCCGGGTTCTGCCCGGGGCCCGCGATCGTGTCGATCGGCTTCGGGGCGGCCAAGGGGATCGTGTTCGTCGTCGCGATGCTGGTCGGGATGGCGGTATTCGAGTGGATCGAGCGCCACCGAAACGCGCGGTGA
- a CDS encoding YeeE/YedE family protein — MQLDALHFTPWLSLAGGVLIGLAAAWLVAFNGRIAGISGIVGGLFTAGAGERDWRAAFVAGLIVAPFVMRIAGAGLTPQVDAGWFELLAAGLLVGIGTRYAGGCTSGHGVCGMSRGALRSVVATATFMVAGFVTVFVRRHVLGG; from the coding sequence ATGCAGCTTGATGCGCTTCATTTCACGCCGTGGCTGTCGCTGGCCGGCGGCGTGCTGATCGGGCTCGCGGCCGCGTGGCTCGTCGCGTTCAACGGCCGGATTGCCGGCATCAGCGGCATCGTCGGCGGCTTGTTTACGGCGGGCGCCGGAGAGCGCGACTGGCGCGCCGCGTTCGTCGCCGGGCTGATCGTCGCACCGTTCGTGATGCGCATTGCCGGAGCCGGCCTGACGCCGCAGGTCGATGCGGGCTGGTTCGAACTGCTGGCGGCCGGGCTGCTGGTCGGGATCGGCACGCGGTACGCAGGCGGATGCACGAGCGGCCACGGGGTTTGCGGGATGTCGCGCGGCGCGCTGCGTTCGGTGGTCGCGACGGCGACCTTCATGGTCGCGGGCTTCGTGACCGTATTCGTGCGGCGGCACGTGCTGGGAGGCTGA
- a CDS encoding ArsR/SmtB family transcription factor, producing the protein MNDDLPAGLPEPAQMRAAAESACALLKVLSNPDRLLLLCELSQGECCVSDLETRLDIRQPTLSQQLGVLRDNALVRTRREGKNIHYSLDSPAAIAVMGVLYEQFCGPAAKGRRDAA; encoded by the coding sequence ATGAACGACGATCTTCCCGCCGGGCTGCCCGAGCCCGCCCAGATGCGCGCCGCCGCCGAATCGGCCTGCGCGCTGCTCAAGGTGCTATCGAATCCCGACCGGCTGCTGCTGCTCTGCGAACTGTCGCAGGGCGAGTGCTGCGTGAGCGATCTCGAGACGAGGCTGGACATCCGCCAGCCGACGCTGTCGCAGCAGCTCGGCGTGTTGCGGGACAACGCGCTGGTCCGGACGCGCCGCGAAGGCAAGAACATCCACTACTCGCTCGACAGCCCGGCCGCGATCGCGGTGATGGGTGTGCTGTACGAACAGTTCTGCGGCCCGGCCGCGAAGGGGCGGCGCGATGCAGCTTGA